In the genome of Longimicrobiaceae bacterium, the window CGGACGTGCGCCAGCCGCTCGCCGATGCGGGCGACGCCGGAGAGCTCGATGCGGCTGGCAGCTTCGGCAGGCGGGATGCCGTTGAAGAAGATGCGCCACGCCGTGTCTGCCGAGAGCCGCGCGCAGGCCGACGGCGCCGCGTTCGAGCCCTCGTAGAGCGTCCAGCGGTCCGTGTCGCGCAGCAGGGTCCACGTGCCGCCGGGATCGCCGGTGATCTGCACCTCCAGCGACTCGCCGGGCACGCCGGCCACGTCGCGGAAGGCGTGCGGCAGCGCGCGCACCGACATGTCGAGCACGGGGTGCAGCCACTCGCGCGACGTGATGCCGGGCACCTGAACCGCGTTGCGGATCTGCTGCTGGTGGTGCCACAGCTCCGTGTAGTCGCGCCCTACGTCCATCCAGTTCGCCGACGCGTCCTCGCCCGCCCAGGCCACGGCGAACCGCGCCGTCCCGTGCGCATCGAGCGTCTGCACGAACTCCGCGAGCTGCCGCCCCGCCAGCTCGATGAAGTCCACCAGCAGCACCGGGCTCAGGCGCCGGGCCACGCGCACCCACTCGGCGTTCATCTCGTTGATGTGCTCCACCAGGTCCGCATAGCCCTCGATGGGCCTGCTGGGGGCGTCGCCGGTGCAGTCGTCGCGCAGCACCGCCAGCTTGCGCGCCTGCACGTCCAGCAGGTGCGCCGCCACGTCGCGCACCCGCCATCCGCCCGCCACCGTGGGCCTGTCCCACTGCTCGGCGGAGAGGCCGCGCAGGAGCGCCGTCAGGTGGTCGTGCAGCGGCGGAAACCGGTCGGCGAGCCAGGTCGGCTGAACGGGTTGCAGCACGTGGGTTCCTCCGGTTGGGCGATACGGGAGATGTGCGCCGTTCCTCGGATCAGGAGCGGAGGATCGTCGCGCAGCGAGGTGCGGTGGATGTGGACGTAGCCGGACCGATGCGATGCTGCGCCGTGCGACTCCCCAGCCCCACATCTCCCGTCATCGCACTGCCTACGGAATCGGCTCCGCGCGGATGCGGCACGAGCGGCGGACGGCAGATGCGCTCAGCCACAGCACCCACGTCCACGCGAGCCAGGAGATGCGCTCCGGCCACGAGAGCGTGCGCAGCATCAGCCAGGCGCTCATCGGCAGGGCGGCGGCGGCGCCCAGCTTCGTGGGACCGGTGTCGATGCGGCGGCGCTCCAGCACCCAGCCCGCGCCGCGGCGCCGCGTCAAGATCTCTGCGCGGATGCGATGGTCCAGGTCGGCGGGCGGCATCGCGCGCCAGCCGGCGATGCGGAACACGCTCCATCCCACCGCCGTCTGTCCCCACCCGTGGTTGTCCGATGCCGCCGCCAGCGCCCAACCGTTCGCGTTCGCCAGGCGCAGGATCCCGGCGCGCTCCTTCTGCGTGTCCTGCAATCCGCGCGGGGCCGCGTCGGAGATTTCCACCGCGTCGATGCTCATGGCCGGCCGCACCCGCGCCAGGTTGCCGGGGATGGTGAGCAGGACCACCGGCTCGCTCCCGTCCGCCGGGCGGAAACGGCCGATGGAATCCGCGCCGACGTTCTTCTCGCGGAAGTACGCCGTGTCAGCCAGCGTGGCGCCCAGCACGTTCAGGTGCAGCCGCTCCGTCACGACCTCGATGCCGCTGAGCAGCACCGTGCCCTCGCCCGCGCGTGCGGGATTGCGCGCCACGCCCGCCGCCGCGCCCGCGAGGCTGCGGTGGTCGGTGACG includes:
- a CDS encoding maleylpyruvate isomerase family mycothiol-dependent enzyme, producing the protein MLQPVQPTWLADRFPPLHDHLTALLRGLSAEQWDRPTVAGGWRVRDVAAHLLDVQARKLAVLRDDCTGDAPSRPIEGYADLVEHINEMNAEWVRVARRLSPVLLVDFIELAGRQLAEFVQTLDAHGTARFAVAWAGEDASANWMDVGRDYTELWHHQQQIRNAVQVPGITSREWLHPVLDMSVRALPHAFRDVAGVPGESLEVQITGDPGGTWTLLRDTDRWTLYEGSNAAPSACARLSADTAWRIFFNGIPPAEAASRIELSGVARIGERLAHVRSVMV